A genomic stretch from Helianthus annuus cultivar XRQ/B chromosome 1, HanXRQr2.0-SUNRISE, whole genome shotgun sequence includes:
- the LOC118491425 gene encoding glutathione S-transferase T3-like — protein MDPSWGTSQFPFSGFQQVQQTPNAFSQMSQLQQLQQYQALQQFMQRNTFEQLQSQSQPPVQLEDDDEEVVPESPPQELTRKKNKGKGKKVVEPETAEKLKRSGRPWTKVEEEALAMAYVKASTCPIVGNNQSGTSFWRKTTARFNAIMEHGPARDIESVSAKWRKMIKVVNAFNQIYNQIYLNPPSGSNEADILNLAIAKWDSENSTPFPHFRAWKVVSKEQKWKPIPNEVATAKRTKTSESGSYSAGGSTARCQIDINDDPEDDEDVLPVHESERPPGRDKAKKEAAAKRKVAGSSGGGGSSGGGGSSGGRGEKASSKMDDLISEFRSFKQFAAEKYSHKKNVSSDYARAEDFRIMRLDLDSVPEDEREVYRRMKEEVKKKWTS, from the exons ATGGATCCTTCGTGGGGGACTTCGCAATTTCcgttttcgggtttccaacaagttcaacaaacacccaacgccttctcacaaatgtctcaacttcaacaacttcaacAATATCAAGCGCTCCAACAATTCATGCAACGCAACACGTTTGAACAACTCCAATCGCAATCGCAACCCCCGGTTCaacttgaagatgatgatgaagaagtcgtCCCCGAATCACCACCGCAAGAGCTCACGCGTAAAAAAAACAAGGGGAAGGGAAAGAAGGTTGTTGAACCCGAAACCGCGGAAAAACTGAAACGAAGTGGGAGACCTTGGACGAAAGTAGAAGAGGAGGCGCTAGCTATGGCGTATGTTAAGGCTTCTACTTGCCCGATAGtcg gaaacaaccaatcgGGTACTAGTTTTTGGAGGAAGACAACGGCGAGGTTTAACGCGATTATGGAGCATGGTCCGGCTCGTGATATCGAATCCGTCTCGGCCAAATGGCGAAAAATGATCAAGGTCGTCAACGCCTTTAATCAAATTTATAACCAAATTTACCTTAATCCTCCAAGCGGGAGTAACGAGGCGGACATTCTTAACCTTGCTATCGCCAAGTGGGACTCTGAAAATTCAACGCCTTTCCCGCACTTCCGAGCATGGAAAGTTGTAAGTAAAGAACAAAAATGGAAGCCGATTCCAAATGAGGTCGCAACGGCCAAACGCACTAAAACTTCCGAGTCCGGAAGTTATAGTGCGGGAGGCTCCACCGCTCGATGTCAAATCGACATAAACGACGACCCGGAAGATGACGAGGATGTCTTGCCCGTTCACGAGTCGGAACGTCCCCCCGGGAGGGACAAAGCAAAAAAAGAAGCGGCCGCAAAGCGAAAAGTGGCCGGCTCGAGTGGAGGTGGCGGCTCGAGTGGAGGTGGCGGCTCGAGTGGAGGTAGGGGCGAAAAGGCATCGTCAAAAATGGACGACTTGATAAGCGAATTCCGTTCGTTCAAACAGTTCGCGGCCGAAAAGTATTCTCACAAGAAAAACGTGTCGTCCGACTATGCTCGAGCGGAAGATTTTAGGATTATGCGATTGGATCTCGACTCGGTTCCGGAGGATGAACGCGAGGTTTATCGGAGGATGAAAGAAGAGGTGAAAAAAAAATGGACGTCGTAg